A genomic window from Syngnathus typhle isolate RoL2023-S1 ecotype Sweden linkage group LG18, RoL_Styp_1.0, whole genome shotgun sequence includes:
- the LOC133143128 gene encoding uncharacterized protein LOC133143128, whose product MSKSSSANDDTDKSSYLYPRMGENHQDCPTQLRVRKERLGQVTTNKQEGKESCCRTSSTSLTSCSHQRRWSTDCCHSNSSPVITVKKNTREPQPPQRGVSLRSHQITSRHPRQRYSSPITGIGSITHPSTSPTSSCSSVQTSVITGRDPLGWKLRTKSTTSSKRAHTKRLSLQTPIPVTVPDPGFLLSDTSPLDPKQNPTFKCKPFRRHHSDSLAFLKSMPAITLEELRHVQLRSAKPDDVFHEAYGVEMANPQPYKKPPAVPEKSPLARKIAQLISHSWQHQMCAARKSEHEEIIYSVIKPKTKTQETEKHCSLYAKINAMHLKSDD is encoded by the coding sequence ATGAGTAAAAGCTCCTCTGCTAATGATGACACGGACAAGTCCAGTTACCTCTACCCTCGCATGGGTGAAAATCACCAGGATTGTCCCACACAGCTCAGAGTGCGCAAAGAGAGACTTGGGCAGGTCACAaccaacaaacaagaaggtAAAGAATCATGCTGCAGAACTTCTAGCACCAGCCTGACCTCCTGCTCCCATCAACGCCGCTGGTCCACCGattgttgccatagcaacagcTCCCCTGTCATTACTGTCAAGAAAAACACAAGGGAACCACAACCGCCTCAACGGGGGGTGTCCCTTCGATCCCATCAGATTACATCTCGTCATCCGAGACAACGCTACTCCAGTCCCATTACCGGGATAGGCTCCATTACTCATCCATCGACGTCCCCGacttcttcttgttcttctgTCCAGACATCTGTCATTACGGGGCGTGACCCGCTTGGTTGGAAGTTACGCACCAAATCAACCACATCCTCCAAACGGGCTCACACAAAAAGGTTGTCTCTGCAGACGCCGATTCCCGTCACCGTTCCCGATCCGGGTTTTCTTCTGTCCGACACATCTCCACTTGATCCCAAACAAAATCCCACCTTCAAATGTAAACCATTCCGTCGCCATCACTCGGACTCCTTAGCCTTCCTCAAGTCAATGCCTGCGATTACTCTCGAGGAGCTCCGCCATGTGCAGCTCCGCTCCGCCAAACCGGACGACGTTTTCCATGAAGCATACGGCGTAGAGATGGCGAACCCTCAGCCGTATAAAAAGCCACCGGCTGTTCCCGAAAAAAGTCCTCTGGCAAGAAAAATAGCACAACTCATTTCTCATTCATGGCAGCACCAAATGTGTGCTGCTCGTAAAAGTGAGCATGAGGAAATTATTTACAGTGTGATAAAGCCAAAAACTAAAACACAAGAGACTGAAAAACATTGCAGCTTGTATGCTAAAATAAATGCTATGCACTTGAAAAGTGATGACTAA